ataaaaataaatctggTTTTAAGCCACTCAAGTATGCACAAGCGGAAGGTATATCAATAAAGAGTTCTAAAATTGTTGTGGATTATCACAAGTCAGGTGAATACTGCAAGATATACCAAAAGAAACAAGACACTCGAACAAAATTAAGAAGCCTAAAATATAAGATGCTGCTTCTGTAGCAAGAGAAGCACTCTGTGCTACTAGTGGAACATTAAAAGCAAAGTTTCAACAATAGAATTGGAATTCTCACCATAGCATATGCGTCTATCAGACCTAAGTTTATAAAGAATTGTACCTATAGGTCCACTGTAATGCTCCTTGCTAAAATCAAACAAGTCTTTCATGCTATTTACCACCTCAGATATCTGTCAACACAAAACATTAATTAAAGACAATGTGGCAAAATACACAAACAGAGAGAATAGATGCTCTCAATTATATGATCGACCACTAAAATAATTTCTTAATTACCTGTATGAACCGTACATATTTCCTGGATAACCCTAATTCATTCATTGATTGTAGTTCCAAATTTCTTGTTAGCTGATGACCTGCTTTTGTAAACCTGCGAAGTAAAAAATGCCTCAGATCTGGAGGTCATAAATGTTAGTCATAGTAACTAACTGATACAGCACACCACAAACAAAATGGACAGTAAAGGTAATGCAAATTTTGGACTAAAACTAGCAAACTGTACTTGAAGtgtgataaaataaaaaattattattaaattggGCTTAAATATTTTCAATCAGCTTTCCGACTCAATAAGTTAATTAGTCAGTTATTTCATTAGGTTGGATCATGATAAATGGTATCAAGGTCGATCTAGTATTGGACATGAAAAGAAGCTCAGGTAGAAAACGGATTATCCATGAGTGGAGTTAGAGGAACTGTCATGATATAGAACCACCATTGGTCTAGGCATCACATGAGATTTGATCTTGAGTTGTGTTGGTCCTTGACAAAGACATTAATCCTTTAAGTGGGAGATATTATAATTAATGATATCTTATCCAGTTCGATCATGACAATATCAATGAGAGCATTCATCAAGATCTCGCTTAATAAAAAAAGTCATAGACAAATAAATTTGCATCTTATGGGCCATGTCATGTTTCTATGCTAAAGAATGGAACACATTATTCATAGAAAATTTCTAACCCAGTTAAGATAATCCAACTTGTGTAGATTCTAGTTCTAATGAATATGTCACTGCTGTAACTTCTAAAATTGTTCCAATTTGTAAGTTACTATCTAATTCAGAACAGCATGTCTACAAGTAATGACATGTCATATAATAAAATTCAGTGTCAGGACACAGCATTAACAAATTCAATCTACCAAGTTTAACAATCACAGATCAACTTATCAGATTCAAGATACAATAATAAGCTGAAAAACAGAATCAGAAACTCTAGTTGCTAAATATCATAATGTTAAAGGAGATTCTTGTTAAAGGAAACAATATTAACAAACCAAGGGTGACATGGACAATTATCAATCATGTAATTGTCAAACTACGGTTACCAAATAGAAGAAAAATGTATCAGGcattatatttgaaatattccaAGTAGTTTGTTTTTTACTAACTTCTTTGATCTCATTTTCTTGATCAGtttatttagcttagaatatggtcTTTTCAAATTTTTATATCAGTTTCGATGCATAATAAGGGCTTGTAACACCAATCTCATTTACTAATAAGAAAAGATCATATATGGAGAAGCTACAGCATGTGAAGATTTAGCTTACCACAGGCTAATAGGTCCATGCACCAATTATTCAAAAACATAAGGTGATTTTTCTTCACATGAAATTCTAGTTTTTAACAGTCAACCAATCTGATGTCTAAGAATATCATGCCAATCAATGTGTCCGCATAGGTCAAAATGTTCTATGCCAAAAAAGTATTGGCACACATCAACAAACCCATGCTGAAGGTGCCAACATATGTTGGCTATGGCAATTTATAGCTTATGCTGGATGGTACAGTGTGTCATGCCAAAAGGGCACTGGAAAATAAAATGACAATACATCTTAGCGGTGCAACAACAATATGTTCTAACTATAAATATACAATTAATATAAAATGCAACTATTTTCTTAGTAATTGCATATAACCATTACTAAGAAAAGGGAGGTAACAAATTTTAAGATTAATTACATGATAAAACCATGAAACAGGCCATGTTCATAAGGTGACAAATAAGCTATCTAGTACTCTTTGGATCTTCCCTTGAAGCTTTCAGCATCTTAATTTTTAACTGAATCACAGACATTTTCATTTTAAAGGTACTTTATATCAAATAATGagttagcttacaaattgcagcaGGCTTGCAATTCTTGATGTGGGACTCTGGCAGATCCATTCTTGTTTACAGAAGTTTGATATTTCTGTGCAACTTTCAACAATTGGTCAACctggaaaaaaaattatcatggtaAGATGAAATGGATACACCCATGTAAAATGTTCAGTCCAACAAAACATTTTTCACAAGAGACAAAATTAAAATTCTTAATTAAGTTGATATgtctaaaaaattcaaaaaaaaacttgaaacaaGTAAAAAATCATAGATAAGCCAATGTCTTAGAAATAAcagtttatattaaaatataaaaataattctaatGAGCACTGCCTTATGCATGCAAATAAACCACGTACTTGGGGTGCTAGCACTCTACGAGGAAGAAATTCTTCGTGACGTTGAACACAGAAGTCCCAGGATAGTATCTAAATCATCATACAGatgttttaagaaaaatatttttgggcATACAAAATATGTAAAGAAAAACCAAGAGAGACAAATTCAATTTGGAACCTTCAATTCTGGAGTAAATATAACTCGAAGTATCCCTTCACGAACAATACGTAAATGTTCATAAACACTTTCAAGGGCCACTTTGTCATACTCCATCACAATGAATCCTTTAGACAAATGGCACTCACGTGGCATGCCAAGAAACAAATTTTCATCAACAAGCCCACTTTCAAATTTAATTTGGAAAAATCGAGGAAGTATTCCAAAAGTAACCTCTGCCAACAAAAAAAGATGGAATTATATAAATCAACAAagaatatcaataaaaaaatttaatctagAGAAAAATTAATGTTGACTAAaccaaaagtgaaatatttaccAATGAAATAGATAGGAATATGCAGAGTAATGGTATGGATATAGTTATATGAATAGAAATAAATACAAAACCTAAACATTTTGCAACTAACTAAACTTGCATTTccatgagaagtgaaaattttgaaaacCTAAAATAACAATCCACATGGGATCAAGTTTTACATGTCCAAGATTTAATTGACACATGCTCGAGGGCTTCTTGCTCAATCTACCCAGTTCTCCATTTTGTATCAGTTAACAagtcaacaataacaacaataacaaagccgtaagtcccaactatttaaggcctgctacatggatcttttgcagccattgagatctgtaaaaaatcatatatttagtcaagtttagagtacttaaatttttatttatagtttttattaaaatccttttaggtcttcctctgccTCTCCTCAtatcactaacattaattatttcacctctcCTGACTACCACATTCGGATGTCtccttagcacatgttcatactatcttaaataattttctcttaACTTATCTTTTATCGAagcgatacctagttgttcatgaataaaaatatttcttttcctatttttctcaataacttcacacatccatctcaacattctcatctcgacaacataaactttttgtatatattttttttaactacCTAACACCCATATTTATAAAACATTGTTGGTTACACAACtgtcttataaattttttcttttaatctcaaaggtatccaatgatcacacaagactcttgACGCACCTAGTCATTTTAACCATCTTGTTTTTaatctataaataatatcttcatcgatctctccatcttgttgaataattgattcaagatatataaaacttttacttaaaagtattttttgtccatccaatttaactatattctcttatctatttctagaatcactaaaattatattttatatattcagtcttagtcctacttaatataaaacctttagtttctgaGGCTTGCCTCCATagatcaagtttataattaatttcacttatactctcatcaactaagacaatatcatcaacaaaaaatataCACCAGGGAGGTCTATCATGATTGATCTTCTaagcataaaatcaaattgattttcagatatatttattttaaacctTATCTTACTTTCGATAACTCTTTCCTAAAGTTTCATAGTATGGCTAATGATTTTAATTTtctctataatttgaataattttatatgtcatctttatttaattttctactatcttttttttttctttcattttctataataaatatctaatacCATCAACCTATGTTGATTCATCAAAATTTCACtaagtataactttacaattcttacaAATAATTTTCTCCACTATTCTagtgaaaaaaaaatctatttgacTATGACCACTCTTGTAAGTAATTAAATGTTTCTCTCTTCTTAAAGTGAGTATttacaattataagatcatacAAAGTTGTAAAATCCAAAATCATACCACCATCTTCATTTCTCTCCCTATAACCAAAGCCCACATTCATCCCTTTATATTCACTATATGTTTTCCCTATATGATCATTCAAATCTCCTCCAATTATAAATTTTTCAATTATAAGTATTCCTTAAATGATATTATTTAAGCTTTCCCAAAATTCTCTTTCGACTTGAGGGGCATAATCACTAATGACATTCAAAATATCTTGTCCCTTCAcaaattttagaactataattATATCTTCAAATCTTTTTACATCTACAATATTGTTCTTAAGATCCTTATCAATAATAATTTCTACATCATTTCTGTGTTTAACTTTTTAAGTATACCAATTTTTAAATCCAGTACTATCTATCTCTCTAGATTTTTCTCCTAGCTACTTAGTCTCTTgtaaacaaataatatttattcttcttttaaTTATAGTGTTTATTATTTTAATCTCTTCCCTGGAAGTGTCCATATATTCCAGGTTGCTAACCCAACCTCTATTTTTAGACTAACTTTTTTACTCCTATTGGTCCAAAACAATGAGGGTTCACTTGGCACCAAGCACCAATGTGATGGACCACTTCCAGGCAACCTCCTAGCCTATCGCTTACAATTTGAAACACATAGGTGAACAAGGTTTATCGTGTCACTTTCAATTGACGACCTAACTCTATACTGAAATCAGTTAAAATCCATATTCATAAGATCTGACATAGTTTTATGCTAATTATCAATGACTTAACGCAATTCACCACCTTTTTCATCTGAGCGTGGGACCCGTATTGGTAGTGTTATATCAGTTAACAAGTCACAAACTAAAAAAAAAGGGTCACGAACCTACACTTTAGGGCTTCTCTCATCTCACTTGGACCGTGCCTCGTATTGCTTGCTAGCCCTCATGCCATCGTTAGATTGTTCAACCTCGTCATTcactcctctcctcctccacccCCCCCTCCCTTCCTCATCCTCCTCATACCTTCATAGTGCAAACTCATATGTCGGTGTACCATGTGATGATATGTTGGCATGTACTGAATGCATACCGATCTATCTAGAACAAACGGTACAAGTCCAACATTCAAAATTTTGAACTATgccatatattttatttattttttattttcttaaagctACTTTCACAAGAAAACACTACAAGAATGTCTAAGAAATGGAACTTTAAGATCAACGAAATCTAGAGCTTGTTGCCACAAACAAGACAAAAAGCATTCATCCTTACTTAGACATTCAAAGAAGCATAAACAACATAGAAAAAACCATGACAGGATTACAAAGATTCAAAAGGGATCATAAAACAGCCATGTCAATTACAATCTGGAAAGAGGAGAAATGAGACGAGCATATGCAAGTCTCTACCTCCCCACCCTCACCCTCGTCTCAGCACTAACTACTAGAAAAGACATGTCCAACATTATCTTTTGCAACTTAGTTAATGCTGCATTTGAACAAGACATAAAATGCCATTAAATAAAATGGTGTAACATATTTGTACATCAATAGAACAAAAAAGCTGCCATAAAAAACCTTGTGacagaaaaatatcaaattactGGCAAGATGCATGGATTCTAAGAATATGTTTAAAAATAACCACTAACCAAATCCTTTTCCAGAGTTCACAACACAAAGATCACAATTCCATGTGCCCTGCAACAAGAAAAAGAAGTGTACAAAAAAGTCATGCTCTATCACCAAAGATGGAAAATTTTCATCATCTGGTCCTTATAAACATGATCTCATTATATCTTCTTgccttattttctttttttattattatacatAAACATTAGAAGTAACAAAAGTTTTACAAAATTAAATGTAAGAAATCAATAAGAACAAGAAagaaaatcaaatgagaaaaaaaaaattcacaggTTTACCATAATCATACTAGTTTCTGCTTACCATCTAGAAAGCAGATTTCGACAAACCAAAATGAGTTTTCACATACAAACATCAATATCAACAAACAACTGTTACAGCtcaaataaaaatcatttatGATCACTCAATGTATTTCCCCCTGCCCCATTTTTTTTTGGCCAGCAAATAGTAGAAGCAAAAGTCTCCCAAAAACCAATAATACTTTCTAACCAAGTCTCATTTCTAGAGTGAACCTCATGGTCCTTCCCCTCCATGCCCTAGTAAGGGCAATGCCAATAAATTTGAGGTAACTAAACAGTTCATGGACCCTTTTGTGCACTtattatttctatccaaatcttcttTGGTCTCTTTCTGCATTCTAGAACAAGCCTGTTTACTTTATGAACATGTTAAATTTTATTCTTTGGGCATATCTATTGGATCAAAATCAACATCCctaagtgaaaagaaagaatgcaTTCCTCTGCAATCAAACCTTGACAAACTATTCGGCTAACTTGGTGCATTGATCCATGGTATCTAACCCCAGTCAAGTTCAATGTATGTGGTGGGACCTTCTGTTTACGTAGATATATCTCTTCTAGTTGATACAAATTTACTTTTAAATTGACCTTTGACCCAGAAACCAATAATTAAAGCACAAACATGGTTCACCAAGTTGGTTGATGCAGATCTACATCTGCTTGCTTCACTACCAAAATGACATAATACAATGAATCGTTAATTTTAAAGTGAAGGAACAAGTCACTATCTCAAGTTtggcaaagaaaataaaaacttcTAATCCCTTCTCCTCATTGTCAATTATGCTACATCAGTTGCCAATCACTGCTTGTCAGTATTCACTTGCCGACAAGAAAAGAGAGAGTGGGTTTTCAGGGAAACAAGACAAAGGTGGGAAGTATATGCAAAACAGCAAAAGTATATGCCAACCTATCCTCAGGAATTATAATCTTAAAGGGACTCGTCCCATCCTCAGTTCATCAGATCTAAACTGTCACTTAAACTATGAGGGTCCAACCATCAACATGGTGTTTAAGAATGGCATCGGCAAAATATATCTCTTTCTATATATTGATAAAATGGCAACACACAGAAGGTTGTTTGAGATGATATATACAATCTTCCACATTTCTGCTCCTAAAGAAGGCATCATACATTTTACActtacaaaattttcaaattgcATATATGCTCCCCAGGAAATGCcttcataaaattctaaaaacAGCATTCCAGCAtatttaatttcaaaatattCCATTTACTTTTTTTTAAGCTTATATTTAACAATCCTAATCCAACAATCTGGCATGGACAATCCTGCTAATTTCAATCCTAAATCCCAAAGCTGACAtccattttataatttatattgatcTTACAGACCTTGCACAAATtattagaaaataataataataataataataataataataataataataataataataataataataataataggggTAAATTGATTCCTCTAATGACTCTAGAGGACTAATGATCCAATATTCACAGCATCAGAATGTCAAGATAAATCATACAATTTAGGATCAGCATCCACCAGCAATGGCCAATTGAATTGCGTGACATCCTAGTTTATCAGTGACagcataaaaaaaatgatgaaagtaTTGCTTCAAGGTCACTTCCTTGTTCACCCTACTATTCTTTTCAAATTCTCCAAGCGGTCAGATGCATGATGATGACCAAATGGTGTGTCAGTTGGACCACTATAAACTGGGGATCGCTATTCATCCATGGTTTATGCTGACACAAAATTTGGTACACAATATATAAGAATTCAGATAATCAGATACTAACCTTAGCTGACTGCAGGAAAACACCAAGAGCATGGTTGCCAACATTGTTGTACGATGATAAACACCACCTTTTCTTAGCTGGTGGTGCAAAATACTCTGCAACAAATTTTCTCCAGTATAGTATGGAATTATCCTATACAGAAGAATTGGGTTTAGAGCATATTATAAcatgtcaaacactttgaaaattcAGCATTTTGTAGAAAAGAATGAACTCACAGCTGGGCGATGCCGTTGATGATACAAATACTGCATCACTCGACAAGAACCTTTCTTCACATCAAAATTGTGATTGGCAGGGGCAGCTACCTCAACAGGCCGCTGCTGCAAATGGTTCCTCTGCTGTTGTTGCTGTTGAAAGGTGATAGGTGCTTGCTGAGTCTGCGGAAAAGACTGCATCATGTGCTGTTGAAGCTGGGTTAATCTCTGCTGTTGTAACATAGCATGCAGCTGCGGATTCTGATGACCATGCAGCTCTGGCTCTGGCTCTGAGCCCTGCAGCAGTTGCTGGATCACCATCCGCTGCATGATATCATCCTTCAAATCAAGCCTTGCTTTTTTTGAAATATGCACTGAATCGTCAGGTGCCTGTGCTATAATCTCAGATATGGCACTCGATGCAGCTCGCTTGCGTGCATGCTCGCTACCCAGGCTCTGCTGCATGATGGAGCCATCCATCACCCAAGAATCTGATGTGCTGTTTGATGAAAATGACATGGGTGAGGCTGGGAGGCGCATGCACGGCTCATTGTTGATGCTGACGCTGCGCTGCAACTGTGTCCCAGAGAGAGCCGAGTTGGCGTCATTGACTATTGAGCTTGCCCCAACACTAGGCCCGGAGGAGTTTCCCGCGCTATTGAGGATACAGCCGGTCATGTCTAACAGGCACAGGTCTGAGTATGAGGTGCCTCTTCTCCGTCGATAAGTTCAGAATTGGGGCTTGGTTCTGTTCACCGCCTTCCCTAGGAGGATGGGCCGATTGGTATCCAGGAACCAGGAAGAAATCCGGTGGCAAGCGTCTCTCTTTCTTATAAGAGCCCCCAAGGAAGGGTCATAACACCAAACCCTCCAGCAATGAGAACAATGACTTCAAACGCAGACGAACCACAGAAACGATCAAACACACAAAAAAGCCAAAAACTGCTTCAAGAAACGAAAGAAAGAGCCCTAACTACCTCAAAACGCTTCCGAGAAGGCAAAGAAAAGCATCATAATACCAAGAAGATCCAACACAAAGAGCTAGAGAAATCCTTCAAGAAAAAGCCTTTCGAGCCGTAATTATCTCGAACGCCATCAGGCCGGCTTCCGAGACGGCAACTAAAGCATTATACCACCAAGAACAGACCCAGTCAGCAAGAAACCAAACCCCCCAACTCGTCCATGCTCGATCAAGAACGGACGAGGAAGAAATCTAAAAAAGGTTCAAGAGAAAACAAAACCAAAGCCGCACAAACTGGGGCGAGATTGTCATAAGAGGAGGATCAAACCGACGACGCGAGTTCTCGCCCCGTTGCCCTTTCCCCGCTTCCGACTTGGCCGTGGGCGGTGCCGTAGGACGCGATCGGTAATTGTCGCGGAGGAGCCGAGGATCGCAACCAATTTATATGCACGGTTCTGACGTTATTGCACGAATCGCGAGGATCTAGCGGACGGTAGTGATATGGGATTGGCAGTTATGTTTAGATCGACTGTAATCCGAGAAGGTTGGATTACAGGGTTTATGAGATCTATCTATACGTTCGAGTGATCTTCTAATTACGGTGTATGTTTTCCACGAATAATCTTGTAATTAGATTGAGATAAATTTATCCCAGAATTTTAAATTAGAAGAATTTAGTACATTTATACGATCTTCTAATTATCACTCCACAAAAGATTGGTGAGATATGATATGATGCATAATTTCcacgaattattattatttaatggtGTGGATTCTAAAATCTAATCTCtccattaaatattttgaatccaCATCGAACCTTCAACCAACTTCAGAATCTCCAGTCAGATTTTGATCTTTGTTagctttaaattatatatatatatatatatatatatatatatatatatatatatatatatatatataatgcattgcTAACATTTCACTACATTTTCCAAGGAATTAGTTTTGCCTGGATCTGTTTCAATCTAGTGAGTAAATACACAACATAGACAACCATCCAAAATGTTCTTTCAAAAAGATAGCAGCTGATCAAGTTGACCAAATATTCTTTGATCATAACTTCCACTAGTTCAGGCTTGTTGAACACAAGAGCATGTAGTCAAAATGTTTCATCAGTTGACAGGAGGAGAATTCATTTGTTCTTCAGTTGACAGGGAAATAAACAGAGACATTTGTTTTGGAGCAAAACCACAAATCCTTGTTCTTGTGCACTATTGCTAGA
This DNA window, taken from Musa acuminata AAA Group cultivar baxijiao chromosome BXJ3-7, Cavendish_Baxijiao_AAA, whole genome shotgun sequence, encodes the following:
- the LOC135642006 gene encoding probable transcriptional regulator SLK2, with amino-acid sequence MTGCILNSAGNSSGPSVGASSIVNDANSALSGTQLQRSVSINNEPCMRLPASPMSFSSNSTSDSWVMDGSIMQQSLGSEHARKRAASSAISEIIAQAPDDSVHISKKARLDLKDDIMQRMVIQQLLQGSEPEPELHGHQNPQLHAMLQQQRLTQLQQHMMQSFPQTQQAPITFQQQQQQRNHLQQRPVEVAAPANHNFDVKKGSCRVMQYLYHQRHRPADNSILYWRKFVAEYFAPPAKKRWCLSSYNNVGNHALGVFLQSAKGTWNCDLCVVNSGKGFEVTFGILPRFFQIKFESGLVDENLFLGMPRECHLSKGFIVMEYDKVALESVYEHLRIVREGILRVIFTPELKILSWDFCVQRHEEFLPRRVLAPQVDQLLKVAQKYQTSVNKNGSARVPHQELQACCNLFTKAGHQLTRNLELQSMNELGLSRKYVRFIQISEVVNSMKDLFDFSKEHYSGPIESLKNYTTQAAAYLQRQKLQEMDQSVAVHSLPSDQSMLKRHGRSSRVRQSYEQQVGVQTCPFMTTERARDQTY